DNA sequence from the Armigeres subalbatus isolate Guangzhou_Male chromosome 1, GZ_Asu_2, whole genome shotgun sequence genome:
CTACAGATGACGAAACTGGTGCTTCTTCTGGATTTCTTACTGGCGACAAAATGAGTGCTGGATCATGCATCGGGGTCGCTGAACTCTCATGTGGGAACATTAAAGTTCCTTTACGGCGAGAGTTAGAAGATAGCTTAAGCTGACGCTTATGCGCCAACACTATCCTTCCCCCAAGAGAAATCTGGAAAGTAGCATCAGAAACCTGTTTTAAAAATGTGGCTGGCAACCATCTTCTGATGTCGGTTGGGTTAatgtttttgtaaaaaatctgATCTCCATTCTTGATCTTAGTTAATGCGTCTGGCTTTTATTAACTTGCGCATTAGCCAAATAAGAATCATCATGCGAGTTAGTCAAGTggttttaaaattattcttaGGATTAATTAGGTCCATCAAGGTATATAAGAGCTTATAAGAGAGTAATCATTCTAGCGGAAATTGGCCTTTGTTGTCTAAGCAAATGTTGCGaaagtttgataaaaaaaataagcaatTTGTTCCTCAATATCCGAACTCCCGATCTCAGAATCCAGCataaactttttcaaaacgtCTTTTACCAATCGAACTGTTCTCTCCGCTTGTCCATTACTCTCCGGATGGTATGGTGGACTCTTCATGACCAAAATCCCctgatttttcaaaaagcttACAAAACTGTCGGAGTTGAATGGTGGTCCTCCATCCGTAACTGCAACATCCGGCATTCCATATCGAGCAAAAATCTCTAGAAGACCCTTCAAAACCTTTTTGCTATCTGTTCCATGTCGCATGTACTTTAACTCGATCCACTTGGTAAAGCTGTCAACCACAACAAAAAAAACCTTTctatcaaaatgaaaaaaatcagcatGAATTCTGCTGAAGGGTTTAGTCGTCGGAATCCACTTGGAATAGGGAGCCTTTTGGTTGATCGCTGTCATTTGATGGCATATCGCACAGGTCTTTACGTAGTCTTCAACATCCTTGTTCAACCCGAACCAATAAACTGTCCTCCGAGCTAGCTGTTTGATTTTGCTGATTCCTGAGTGGTTCATATGAAGCATTTTGAGTACCTTTCGCTTCATACTTTCAGGAATAACCACGCGATCCTGGAACAAAACGCATCCATCGACCTCTTCAAGCTCCTGGTAATGTGAGTACACGTCAACAAAACGCCGTTCCAATCTCTGAGGCCAACCCTgcttcaaatatttcaaaattgtcTGTAGGAACTCATCGCTTAGAGTCTTTAATGCCACCTCTTTGTAATCAAttggaaattcgttggaaaaatttaaatttttgacaTATTCCCGTGCCCAATCTTTGGGAATCACCTCTGATAAAGGAAAACGACTGCAAAAATCGGCATTACCCATTCGGGATGAAGGCCGATACACAATATCGTAGTCATAAATGGAAAGCTCCATAACGTACCTCTGCAAACGTGTCACCGAAATGGAATTCTTACCCTCCTTTCCAAAAATTCCGATTAGAGGCTTGTGATCGGTGTAGATAGTAAAATGCATACCgtaaaggaatttatgaaatttctttACGGTGCTCTAACTGCTAACGCCTCGAGATGCAATATAGGGTAATTTTTCTGGGCACTGTTTAAAGAAAAAGAGGTAAAGCATATAGGTTTCTCCTCGTCCTCAACCAAATGTGCAATTACACCTCCTAATCCATAGCTACAGGCATCTGTTACTACTACAACTGGCTTATACGGGTCAAAATATTCCAAAAGGTTTGGGTTTAAAAGAAATCCTTTACAATCATTGAATGCTTTTTCACAGTTGTCAGTCCAACAATACGTCACGTTTTTCTTCAAAAGGTTGTAAAGGCAGCTGATGCGAGAAGATAAATTTGGAATGAACTTCGAATAAAAAGTTACAAGTCCCAAAACGCCTTTAGTTCTGAAACATTCCGTGGAGCTTTCGCTTCACGAATAGTTTTAACTTTATCAGGGCAGGGAAGCAATCCCTCGTCCGTTAAAACATGCCCCAAATAAGGCAAACGCGTTACAAAAAATTTGCATTTCTTTAGATTTACCTTTATGTTGGCTTTAGTTAGCCTTTCTAAAACcaaaaaaagtttcttcttGCACTCGTTGAAGTTTTCTCCCGCTATCAGCACGTCGTCCAAATAAACTGTAACGTTCTCCAAACCACAAAGTACTTGGTCCATGACCTTTTGAAAAATTGCAGCGCTAGACGAAGCTCCCTGTGGGAGTCTGTTGTATGTATAGAGGCCCTTGATGGTATTTATTACCATGAACCTCTTCGAACGATCGGTCAAAAGTAGCTGAGTATAAGCACCTCCAAGTCCAAAGAGCAGAAAATTTTGAACCCGAAAGTGTAGCAAAAGATCCTGAGTAACAGGCAAAGGGTACGTATTTGGAAGCAAAACTTTATTGATAGATACTTTGCAGTCTATCACCAAACGAATATTTTTATCCTTTTTGACAATGGCAATAACCGGCGAAGCCCATTCGCTGGCTTCAACTGGTGTGATAACTTTTTGCTTTTCCAAATCTTccaaataatcaacaacttgCTGTCTCAAACGCAACGGAACCTCATAGGCTTTTTTAAAAATGGGTGTATCTTCCTTCAAGATTAACTCTCCCTTATAACCAACTATCGGACTAGAAAAATCTTTGGTGAAAATCGTCGGAAACTTACTCATTACTTCATCGACAACTGTTTGCTCGTCAGTCACGTCAATGTTCCCAACCATCAACGGAGGATTGTTAAATGTGTTTCGCCATCCTAAATAAAATTCGTCCAACCATGTACGGCCAACCAGAGGGATGAAATTGTTCTTGCACCGTAAAACAACCATGGTTAGCTGTTTCCGGTTCCCAGCGAGCTGTACAtcaacacaaattcttccaactACATTCAATTTGTTTCCGTCAATAACAACAAGTTTTTTGTTGCATCGCTGCAGCTCAcagcttttgaaatttctcaaataCAGCTCTTCTGGAATAACGCTCTCCGCTGATCCACAATCAATCTCCATGGTTAGACGCTTTCGATTGATTAAAACCTCCACATAGCAGGGATCACTGATCTTGTTGACTGACGAGATCATGAGACAAGGCATGCCATCAGAATAATCTGAATCTGAGTCTAAATCTTTCTTTAAACGCTTAAACAGTCCTGAATCTTTTGTACTGGAAGATGGTTTTGGAGAATCAAGAAATTTAACACTGGCTTGGTTCTTACGCGGGCTTTTTCCATGCAAACGGTAGCAAAATTTCCTTGTATGTCCAGTTCGCTTGCAAAAGGAACAAAGGTAAACTGGTTTACCTGAGCTTGCGCCTCTTTTGCCTTGGTATCTACCATTGCTTCTACTCCTGGACAAAAACGATCGATTTCTATCAAAACTACGGCTCCGGCTTCGGAATCTACTCCTAGACCGCGAAGCATCAGATCGGTTACCCAATCTGGCCACTAAACTAACGCGTCTGTCATCGTCGTGTTTCAATTGCTTCGTCCTACAAGCCGATATCTCCGAATTGAGAATCAACCGTTCTGCTTTAGCAGCAGACAAATCCTCTTCATCACATAACCGTTTCTGTAACTGAACATCGTTCACTCCAATTACAAGCATATCACGAATCGGCCTATCTTTGAATTCTCCAAAATCGCATCTTTCAGCCAAATTCTTGACTGTAATTACAAATCCTCTAATGACTCGTTTCTACCTTGCCCTTCAGTATGAAATTTGTAACTATGCATAACTGCTGAATTGTTCTTATCATAACGTTTCTTAAGTTCATCAGTCATTTGTTTATACGTTAAATCATTGAAATTCTTTCCTGGGAATAGCCTTTTAAGTTCTGTGAAAATCTCTTTTCCACAGACTGCCAGGAATGACGTTTTATaacgttcttccggaaattcattaTGTTTAAAAATCCATTCCAGCTGTTCTTGGTATTGGCTGAATGGCATAGAGTAAGGGACGAAAGGATCGGCAATCGACGTCAAGGTCATCCTTCCCAAAGAAACGcacaaaatcaacaaaaatcaaaatgaaaattggcccaattaaaacacaaaataaataaaataaatctcgCTGAAGAgtagaaacaaaaacaaaaccaacGTACCTGTTTAAACAATGCACTCGATGATCCAAGATCAAATGCACTccaccaaatccaaatccaaatcgtcACCAAAACAGCACACAGCAACAAAATCCGCTCGAAGTTTTCTCCGTCGAAgcacttctcaaaaaaaaaatcctcacagCAGCATCCACCATAAACAAAAGCTTTCCTTCGTTGCACTCGATCAAAAAATATCCACGTAACAGCAGCAGCTCTGCGACCCAACAGCACCCAATCAATATTGTTCACCACCGGCACACAATAAAACCAGCTGACCGACGGCTTCACACTCGGTAGTTCGTTGACCTCCGCAGATGCACTTTTCGATGCACTTTCCAAAATTTGCTGATTTCGACGCCGACACAAAACAATCACCGACTGTTTGGCTCCAATGCTCGGGTTGTCGGTAGTGGTGAAAACGATGTTAGGTTCTGATGCCACACTCACACTACTGTTAGCGCAACTGTCACCTCCGTCAGATTTTCCCTTTTTTTGTATCCGCGTTCTTGGTCACTGATCCTCCTTCGGCGAACGGTTCACAccgagaaaaagtgtttttagTATTCGTGGAATTCGCATAAATGCTGTAAAATGTGGAAAACCAAAAATGTGTGTGTAAAAGAAAATGATCGTCGACAAAATTCCAAccacgttttaatttttttttacaaaatggcTTCTATTTAACACAATGGTTTATAAAAGGTTTTCTCTATATGTTTTACACAAACCGTAAAAATGGCGTTTGAAAAACTTCTCATCACCACAAAAGAAAATGAAGCGATTGTTCTGGCGCAAATAGTTTCACATAAAGGAAAAACTCAGAACAATGGCCGTCCAAACGTGAAAAATGGGtggaaagcaaaattctttgtcACTTCACAAAGGAATACTTACGCCGAGTGTTCTTGAAACAAATGGTATATTTGGTAATCCTACCAAAACACTATAAAACTTTCACAAAATGCACGCAGTCACTCGCAAAAATTAAAACCAACTGTAAAAACTTTACTTATAAAAATCTATCCTCGTACGCCACTGAAGTATCTAGTAAAAAGGGGAGTAGACTTTGTCTTCTAGATATAGTAAGCGTAAACACGTCTTGTTCAGTGGGTAGTTAGTTAACTTCTGATCGTAGTATATTTCTCCTATTCGATACATGTCTAAAACTACTTAATTCCCTTTTCTCTCTTCCTGCTTTCTCGCTTCTCTGAGCGAGTTCTCAAGCGTTCGCATAGGGTTACCACATCCACATGAAGCAGCCGTTAGCAAGCTTGCGAACAACATCCATCTGACTCCAAACGACTTTTCGAatgagttggagatctcagctggcgaattgacggcctatatcaaatcatcaaaaaacatgaaagccccaggcttcgacagcatcctaaatctcgagctcaaacacatgagtgctccatcCTTTAAGTACTTTTCACTGATCTTCAATCAGTATATGCtactcagctacttcccattgTCCTGGAAGTCTGCGAAAGTCATTCCCATCAGGAAGCCTGGGAAGAATCCCTCCTCTCCAAAAAACAATCGTCCCATCagtcttctctcagggttatccaagctgtttgaaaaaGCAATTTACCACCGTCTACTCGAGTCTGCTGAACAACATAACACCTTGTGCGATGATCAGCTTGGTTTCCGACGTGGTcgatcaactgtacaccaaatgacccgagttaccaacgtccgcAGACGGAACAAGCATGTCTCACACACATCCGCCATGGCAAACTACAAACTAcatcgctacaatcttcccaggtACCTAGTAAAAATCATCCGCAACtatctgtcggcaaggacattccgcaAGGTAGTATCATCGGGCCCCTGCTGTTCACCttcgacatgccagaacctcaaGAAGGCGACACTCTGTCACTGTTAGCAGATGACACCTCAATCGTCTACAGGGGACGATTCATACGAGCGCtcgtggcaaaactccaacgaagcCTGGATGTCCTGACAGATTATTTCACCAGCCGGAAGATCTGAGTGAACGCGGCGAAGAACCAGACCATCATCTTCCTCCACTCGAAATCCCCCAGGCTTGTTCCGGCTGGGGACTGCAAAAttatcctcaatggcacgactgtggaatgggccaacgaGGCTGACTACCTTggctcgacagcaagcttatttttcggcaacaggttgacaaagtGTAACTACGTAACGTTTTATTGAAACTGCTGTACcttttgatcaaccgccggtcgtcttTGTCCCTAAAAAATAAGCTTGTTGTCTGTAGGATGCATGATAGACGCAGTATATATTATCGTCACAAGGCTagattagggatcctataatgagagatatgcaaatacttttccagacgatttagcaacgctgttacttttgttagcaaacgcttccagcacttgccgcagcgcaaaatgttgaagcttgtatatgactttgcatttgataacaatttggaatatgtttgtctgtccacaaacagtgtttaaataagcattaccactgaaataaaagtgcaatacaaataggcggaacacgatacataaactagatAACTCctactcgcgaaagtaaaacaaattatttattcgatgaaacttttcataaaatctatctcaatacctctcaacctcgtctcaatctgcaacaataacaacgttcatttggctcacgttttgacagttgtcaatgctcgattggcttacaatggccgctttcgcatatctctcattataggatccctaggctagattcaaatactcttgGTATTTAAAATTAACCGTGTAGAAGAAACGCAAACTCGTAAAAGCTTGTTGAAAAGCGACTTCTTCCGTGGGTGTAGCGGAAACAGatataatggtagatcgttcgAATACATAAGAGAAAGAGAAAGCAAGCGACAAGGATGCTTGGTGTTCTGAGTGAGTGATTAGCACTGAAAAAGAAGttaaagacatatcctgtcgtggtggtatcacatgttgactaattttgtttggtgccgcgtgTTTTCGAGAATTTTTAATAGGGAATAGGATTTATGaatttttacttatttttcgCTAATTGATCACTTAGATATTGAAGTAATTGAGAATCGAAGTGAACCATGTCAAAAAACTTGGCAgataaataaatacaattttgatttaaaaagcACGTGGCTGACCAGAAGGCGGGGCATACATCGAAGCAACACACttacctcatttcaccgtattcggtaaattttaccgaaatctcaacagcagaactgttcggtaatttattttacagattttttgtaattttttccattgctcaactgtcaaaatcactgAAAATCAGTTatattatttaccgaacagttctgctgttgagatttcggtaaaattttaccgaattcggcgatttattttaagtgtgaacCGAGGACCGATGCGGAGCGAGCGCGGTGTTATCGCGCGAGAACTAAAGCGGCTAAATTTATAAAGCATCCCCAACCATTGGTTGGGATGCTGGAAAAGGGCCTACAACTCGAGATAACTCATATACGTGGAGGTATGCTTATCGAATGAATCATACAGTGGATGGTTTCCTAGCCGCCGCTAccagcatccaggcgctatcgtatatgtgaaaatagccagcatgagttaaccacctgaagtttgtatggcgaaagacatctaacgcgggttttctcaacagtaggaacttttcacgaaaaaaactatttggtaccagttatgtacacgcccgtttcaaatcactcaaaGACTgaccctgggggtccataataggaaattgcttccctatatatagtcgacacttcatttgatttttatgttccgtttcgggacgttcttcttccctggacccttcaaaatattcctataatggacactctcgtgtttatttttatgGTATTGTAAACAATCATCTAATTTTGCTAGTCtagaataaaagatattttagttgccAGATAAAGATTCTCGCTGTcgttgctgtccggaacatcttttgctggcgaggataggggatctaaatgtccttcattgacatttagatcccctatcctcccCCTAAAAAtatatacgatttgacagttaggtaccacacatgtttcggacagcagaacaaagggaaccgaagcgacaatctttatctggtaactaaaatatctttttctagaatgcgttgcagaaTCTTGATTTTCATAGCATAATTAACAGCATACTTAATTATGCCAATAATGGAAATAACAATGATATGGGAACTTCATGCAGAAGTAATATTTAACTCATATGAttaatcaaaatcgaatctTGTCAGTTGATAAAATTTCCTACTTTACTTCAAATTCGGAGTAATAACTACAAATTGTGGTGCGGGTGGCCTACTCATGTCCAAAGTCGGTAAATTAATTGCTTGCCTTCCACCTGTTCGGTTATTAGCAGGCTACTGTcatgctattgtttagcccatcgtagccaggatgtactgcacggttagatgactttacccattaatgggtactgtgttattgttgatattattcccaccgtgaaaaattcacccattttcttgaaaaagtgccactacccattttaatgagtagtggcgctttttgaagaaaatgggtgaattttccacggtgggaataatatcaacaataacacagtacccattaatgggtgtcATCTAACCGTGTGGGCACAAatttttttcatcttcttcttcttcttcttcatattggcattatatccccgcactgggacagagccgcctcgcagcttagtgttcattgagcacttccacagttattaactgcgaggtttctaagccaagttaccatttttgcattcgtatatcatgaggctaacacgatgatacttttatgcccagggaagtcgagataatttccaacccgaaaatttcctagaccggcaccgggaatcgaacccagccaccctcagcatggtcttgctttgtagccgcgcgtcttaccgcacggctaaggagggccgtacgatactacttttcaatgatgacagcggtcaatgtctattgatgatgatgacaccgcgctcgGTTATTAGCGATATCGAAATTTCAGTTTGGGTAATGCCACATATAGTAATGCATCAATTTGAATTCGACGACAAAAATGGCATATTGCCCTATGTACTAATTTGTCCAATCAATGATTTTAGAACGAATTCGATGAACATGGCCACACTGTCACAGTGATGGCGATGACGCACTTTTTCAACCGTATGTCCAAGTGGTCAGACAAAGAAAGTAAATCAAGCCAACTCTTCGATTCTGTATTCCAACAGTGCGCTAAAACAAAACAGCAAGATACGAAATTCGATTCCATGATGTACATCTCTTTCTTTTCTGCCAACAGAGATTCGTATTCACGTATGGGTGAACAAAGTCGCCCATCTCTTTCTTTCCACCTCAAAACCCTCAACAACATCAGCATCTTCTAATCGCTAATAAATGCCCCGTCCCGTTTCCACGCACACAAATCCCCGATCCCTTTTCGACTTTCAACAAACGACCACAAGAAAACGCAGCTAGCCAgagccagcagcagcagcagcagcgctgCCGTTTGCCTTGTCGTCGTCTGTCTGTCAGTTGTCAACTAGTAGTGGAAGAGAACGGTTCAAAACAAGTCAAACTCCGTGTCGGTCGGAACTCTGTTGCTGTATGGTGGAGATTTTCTTCGCCCCAAATCGGACATTTATCGCGCCGTGTGCCCCTCCGGACCCGGACCCATCGCCGCTGGACCCCAGGAGGAACCGGAAAAGTGCTCCCCCGGACCGGACCGGACCCATCCGTGGCTAGGTATTGGCAAAAAAAgtggaaataatttttcattcccCTTCGGACGAACGCACACACTCTTCTCACcgttcgtcgtcgtcgtcgtataGTCGTCCGTCACACATTTCTCATCGACGTTCGTTGCATCGCGTGGGACCATCCGTCCCGTTCACGCTGCCGGTTGGCGGTGCTGCGGGCTGCGAAACGGCACGAACGTCCTGCGGGCGGCTGAGTCGTGAGACGCGAGAGAAAACGAGTTCGGGCTGAGGGGTGAGTACAATTTGCAAATCGGGAGTAGTGAGCGGCGCGTGACGGCAGCGCCACGACGCGAGTGTTCCGGAAAGGAGGGACgtttgaaaatttgacatttcggTCGAGTGTGGTGGGGGTTTGTGTCCTGGGTTGGAAGGCGCACACACGGTTTGTTTTGGCTGGTGTCTTTTTGAGGGCGCTCCTAATGGTTTGccagttttgttttcatttttgcgAGAATTTTATTGATTGATTGGCTAATTTGTGAACggttatttattgaaaattgtgggTAAATGTATTCGTAGGAAAAGAGTGCTTGATAAGCGGTTAATGATTTATGACTGCTGTAAAACAATTGTGTcggtttttaaatttataattttagatAATGATGTGAGATAAAATGCTCATGTTTATAATTTTAGAATTATCGCGTTATTTCAAGAAATCTAGAAGTAAGTATATTGTCATGCATTTCCATAGGCAATTATTTCCCATTCAATACTGTCGTAAGATGGTTATGCATTTATCATAAACCAATCAAACAGTTCGTGGTATTTCCTGAATATTAGATAAGGCAAATCCCCTTCATGAAACTTTAGAAATACGTTCCGTTCGATAAAGAAAGCATTCTGAACACTAACGGTACTTGCAGAATTGATTTATGGAAATGTGTTAGTATTTTACTACATTTGAATTAAAGAGGAAGGCACGACTCATAGAAAAGCAACTGACTATTCATGAGCCAATGATCGGGGCTAGAAGTAGTGATGTCTCAATTTCTCGCATCACATTTGCAGAGATCTTCACAGGCATCCTAGTTTGAactatttatttgtttcaatAAGTCATTATTCATTGCTCTGGCCGTTTTGACTTAACGCCGTATAGGGAGCGGGatcatttgggcagcaccccgtattcccgtccgcaacgttaataattCGActgcgttccaaccaaatggttTGATTTTTCGTACATTACTAGGTTTCGACAGAAACTAatcatgtactaaaaaacaagtaattcggttttaatgcgctcgagtaatgaacgttgtggacgggaatagggggtgctacCCAAATAGTTCTCTACCCTATATGATAACATGTTCATTTGTTTCATATTCTGATCATATCCCAGTCGTTGTGCCACA
Encoded proteins:
- the LOC134215824 gene encoding uncharacterized protein LOC134215824; its protein translation is MPCLMISSVNKISDPCYVEVLINRKRLTMEIDCGSAESVIPEELYLRNFKSCELQRCNKKLVVIDGNKLNVVGRICVDVQLAGNRKQLTMVVLRCKNNFIPLVGRTWLDEFYLGWRNTFNNPPLMVGNIDVTDEQTVVDEVMNFSWGKDSVGA